The Paenibacillus dendritiformis region AAGGAAGGCATCCTGAAGGCGCTGCGGGAAGGTCCGTACGGACGCTGCGTCTATCAGACGGACAACAACGTCGTCGACCATCAGGTCGTCAACCTCGAATTCGCGAGCGGAGCGACCGCGATGTTCAGCATGTGCGGCTTCACGCACGACAATACGCGCATCGTGCAGGTGATGGGCACGAAGGGAGACATCCGCGGCAATATGGAGGATGACTCGTTCACCATCACCGACTTCGTGACGAAGGAGAAGCGGAGCGTGCAGCTCGCTCCGTCCATCACGGGCCACGGCGGCGGCGATTCGGGCATCGTGCGCTCGTTCCTGAAGGAAGTGCGCGGCTTCAGCTCCGGCACGGAGAGCCTGTCCTCGGCATCGGTATCCGTACGCAGCCATCTGATGGCCTTCGCGGCCGAGCAGTCCCGCCTCCAGGGCGGCCAGGTCATCGACCTGCAAGCGATGTACGACGAACTGGCGGGCGCGGTCCCGGCAGGGAAGGCGGAATAGCATAGCAAGGCGATTAGGCGATCACCCCTGGAGTTGGTGCGGGGTGATCGTTTTTGTTTTTCCTCGGTTGCACCATCGACGCCGGCCGCAATCCTGCAAAAATCAGGCTGTTGAGAAAGTCCAAAGGATTTTTGGGCACTTCATCAGGACCTGTCTCTCAGTAGAAAAATTTTATCTGATCGAAGTGCCTGAAAACTGCACAATGAAGTCTCTATCCGATAGGCGAAATCCTCAAAACTGCACGGTTTCGCAAGACACGTTGATTCAGTAGGCAAAATCCTGCACAAACCCCCATGACGTCTACGACGTCACCCCCCAGAATGAAAATAGGTAGATGTAAACTTTTAAAGTTACTGTAGATGGTAATCATGAGACTAACAAATCCAAGGACGACTGTATTATTGGGGTACGACCCTGTTGCACAAACCGTCCAATTGCGATCGCGAGAACCGCCCAATGCACACCCAAGTGCGTGTATAAAATTTCCTTATTCAGGTCGCATGATTTGTTAGTACACATGAAAGCAGGTGCAAGCATGGATGCCGTACGCGAATGCTGTTGCGGATTAGATGTCCATCAAAAAACAGTAGTTGCCTGTATCCTTTACGGGGATTTAGAATCCAAGCCCAAGAAAGTCATCGAAAGCTTTGGAACAACAACTACCGAACTACTCCGACTTCAAGATTGGCTTAACGCACATGAGTGTAAAGAAGTAGCCATGGAGAGCACAGGTGTGCTGTGGAAACCGGTATGGAATATTTTAGAGTCTAGCTGCTATTTAGTGTTGGCAAACGCTAAACAAATCAAGAATACACCAGGGCGTAAGACAGACAAGAAAGATGCGGAGTGGATTGCACAACTTCATCGTTGTGGTCTCATTCAACCAAGCGTGGTGTTGCCGCAGCATTTGCGGGATTTACGAGATCTAACGAGGTATCGTCTGAGAATCGTGGTGACCATTGCTTCTGAGAAGAATCGTATCCATAAAATTCTTCAAGACGGAAACATCAAGCTTACGAGTTTTATGAGCGATTTGTTCGGCGTATCCGGGCGTCTGCTTCTGGAAAAGCTCATGGACGGAGAAGTGCTCGTAGAAGATGACGTACGCGAACTTGTCAAAACCAAGCTAAAAACAAAAGTGCCTCAGTTAGTTGAAGCTCTGAATGGTCAGCTACGGCGACATCATCGTGTTATGATGCGTGCACACTGGAAGCACCTGCTGTTCGAGGAAGCAGAACTGCAAGAAATTGAATCATTAATCGACGAACAGCTTGAGCCTTATCGAAAAGAGATTGAGTGTTTAGACAGCATTCCCGGAATTGACAAGTCTTGCGCTTCCGCTATATTTGCAGAAATGGGGCCGGATATCGCCACGCGTTTTCCCACGGTCGAGCAATTCACCTCATGGGCAGGGGTGTCTCCAGGTAATAATGAGAGCGCGGGGCGCAAGAAAAGCCGGAAATGCCTGCAAGGGAACAAGTATCTGAAACGTAGCATAACGCAAGCGGCATGGGCAAATTACAGGTCAAGGAATCGAATAGGTGAGCACTTTAGACGGATACGGAAACGACGAGGCGAAAAAACAGCAAGCGTAGCAACCGGACATCTCTTAATTAAGATCATTTATGCCATGATGAAAGAAGGAACGCCATACAAAGAAATAGACATGCAGGTACGCATGTCTAAACAAAGAACAGCTAATTTTTACGTAAAGAAACTCCAAGAGCTGGGCTTTGCACTTCAACTAACTGAAAACGAAACAAGCTAAATTTTGAAAATGTTGTGATCATTTTCGGGGGGTGAGTCTTTTTTTGCTTTCTTAGAGTAATAATGGCCCGAAAAAGTTCTATTCATACATTTTGAAAGGGCTGTCGTGCTTACTTCAACGTTTTTATTTTCGTATAAAATACAGCAATTCGGTAGGGACGACTTCACCAGAAAGGAAATCCTGTAAAACTGCAGCAATTTCACCCGTTTCTCTTCGACTTAGCTCAAAAGGGCCTAAAATGATGTAGCTGTGCAGCAATTCCTCGAAATGTGGACTCATTGAGCCGAAAATCCTGTAAAATAGCAGCAATTCCCTCCACACGTTAAAACCCCAGGAGATTAGGATGTCTCCAGAAGGCGATGACGCTCTGAATGCCAAGTTTCGATTAGGTACTCACCCCTCCGAAAAAAAGGGGTTTTCCAACGACCTGATATTTGCAGGATTCCCTTTTTTGCATATCGGTGTCTATCAAAAAGCTGCATTTCTGCATCATTTGGAAGGTGTCGGAATAGAAAAATTGTATCCCCCTGAGCCAAGAGCAGGAGAGGAGGGCGAGCATATGCTACACATCGGCTTCCCAGGAGGGCCAATGACCGATGAATCGATTGCCAAGGCAGCGTCGTATAGGAATAGTAGAGTTCATGTTATGGAGGCGCTATTTGATGACGAGACGGGATATAGATGTGTTCAAATTAAGCAAGGAAATATCGTATGCGCTGAGGCATGCGCCTTGGGAGTATGAATTAGAATTGGATGAGGAAGGCTGGGTAAGCCTGGAGCAGCTGCTGCAGACGCTTCGCCTGGACCAACGATGGGAGTCTGTCAATGAGCAGGATATCCACAATATGATGGAGGCGGCGGACAAACAACGGTTTGAGGTTGCGGAGGGGAAGATTAGAGCGTTATACGGTCATTCCGTGCCCCGCAAAATCGTCAAGCAGGCGGAGACTCCTCCCCCGGTGGTGTATCATGGAACGGCGAGACGCTTTGCAGCGCAAATCTTGAAGGAAGGACTCCGGCCGATGGGGAGACAATATGTCCATTTATCCGCTGATAAAGAGACAGCCATGCTGGTCGGGAAACGAAGAGACGCTGCCCCGGTGTTGTTGAAGGTGGATGCCGAGACGGCCCGGAACGAAGGGATTATGTTTTATCCGGGCAATCATACGATATGGCTGGCGGACTTTATTCCTCCCAAGTATATATCCATAGAATGAGCCGAAGGATGGGATGATCAGGATGCATGGGTGAACTTTGTTCTCTCTGGGTAGACGGATTGCGATCTTGTCCACGTATAAGTGGACAAGAGGGGGATATGGCTATTGAACAGAGATGAGTCTACATATCGTGCATCAATCCATCCCATAGTCCCATATATAGGGTTTGAACGGTTGGGGAGCATCTATCTCTTCCGCAGAAAAGTGTCCACTATTTGAAAGACATTTCTTCGTATTTTCCACAACGAGAGGACGTATGATGGGGCTGCAGCAACGTTGACGAGATAAGCCGCTGCCTTCGGAATAAGCGAGAGAAAATTAGAATAGCATCGCGTTATTTACCTTGATTGATTGCCTGTCTTTCAAGGTTTCTTTTTGTGGAATGATAAGGAGGGATTGGTAAGGCAATTCCGGCATGAATAAACCGGGTTTCTTCATATATTCTTTACAGTCCTCTAACACCAAGGTTATACAGACAAGCTACGATTTGTAATGATAACCCATATTGGGAAGGGAGCGACAAAATGGTACATCGGATCTGGACAAAGTCAATCCGTGTCATTGTGGCGGCCGTATTGCTGCTGTCTTCGATCGCGCCAGCGGGATGGACCGCAGGAACGGCAGCCGCTGCAGCGAAGGCGGTGCTTACCGTCGCCGATGCGATCGCGAAGAACAATGACGGCAAGTCCTACACGGTGGAAGGGTATGTTGTCGGCTTTGCTATCAGCAGCACCACATTTACGCGGGATAGCGCGAAATTCAACTCCGATACGAATCTGGTCATCGCAGACAGCGCTGAGGAGACGGCAGAGGACAGAACGCTGTTCGTCCAAATCGCGTCTCCGTTCAGACAAGAGTTCGGCTTGCAATCGAATCTAGGCCTGATCGGTTCCCGAATTCGAGTCACCGGAACGCTGGAAGAGTATTTCAAGCCTCATCGCGGCGTCAAATCAACCACCTTCATGGAAAAGGTCACCGTCACGCCTCCGGATCAAGCGGCATCCGTAACCGCCATTCCGCCTTCCGGAGCGGTGCAGGCGGGGACGCGGGTGAGTCTCTCGTCGCCAACCGTGACCGCCTCCGTCTACTACAATCTGAACGGCAACTCCGATAAGTCCGAATTCATTCCATATACGCAGCCGATCGAGATTACTGGCCCGACGACCATCAAGGCCTATGCCAAGCAGGATGGGCTGAAGGACAGCGATATCGCCGAATTCATCTATTCGGTTGTAACGTCCTCCAGCATTGCAGAGGCAAGAGGGGGGAATGCAGGCGATACCGCCCTGGTGCAAGGCATCGTGACCTACAGGGAAGACACGGGAAGCGGCTTCTCCAATCTGTATATTCAGGACGATACGGCGGGCATTGTCGTCCGCGGCCAGAATATTACGGCGGAGCAAGGGGATAAGATCGAGGTGCAGGGCAGGCTTGAGCTGTACAACGGTCTCCTGCAGTTGAATAAGGAGCCGGGAGGCAGTCTCCGAATGGTGGAGCCGGGCTTGCCTCTGCCGGCGGCAAAGCCGATCACCTCGGCGGATTTTGCCCAGGAGGCCGGGAAGCAGTACGAAGGCCAGTTGGTGGAAGTCGCCGCGGCTGCGATCGACCGCAGCAGCGGCTCTACCTACTATGCCACTGACCAGCTTGGCGCAGGCATTGTCATTTACGCCAAAAACGTTCCCGCAGCGCTTGCGGTCAGCCGCACCTACGAGAGGATTGCCGGCGTCTTGTCCTATCATAGCTCGTACGGGTACCAGCTGATTCCGCGAGCATATGCGGATGTGGTGGAGACCGAGCTGTCCGTAACGGCCAGCCTGCCATCCGGGAATGTCGCGAAGGGCAGCGAGATTGCGCTCAGCACGCCGGCTTCCGGCGGCGTCATCTACTATACGCTGGACGGAACGGAGCCGACGCAGGCCAGCGCCCGCTACGCAGCGCCGATCGCGATCCAGGAGGATACGACGATCAAGGCCATCGTTGTGAAGGATGGAGCTATCAGTGCGGTCTATACGTTCACGTACAAGGTGCTGAAGGATACCGGCCATCTCCTGATCCACGATATTCAGGGCGAAGGCCATCGCTCTCCGTACGCGGATCAAGCCGTGACGGGCGTGGAAGGCATCGTGACGTTCAAGCGGGATAAGAGCAACTTCTACATTCAGGAAAGCAATCCGGACCGGTACAGCAAGGATGGCCGGGCCTCGGACGCCATTCTCGTCTATCACAAGGACAGCCCGGCGAAGGTCGGGGACCAAGTAAAGGTAGCCGGCGTAGTCAAGGAATATAAGGAAAAGACGTATTCCAGCAATCCGGTCGATCTGACGACGACGGAAATCGCGGCATCGAGCGTGGATATTATTTCGCATGATCAGGATCTGCCTCCTCCTGTTGTGCTGGGGAAGGATCGAATGATTCCGCCATCGATCATTACGGACGGCTATCAATTGACGGATGCTTATTACGATCCGGAACGCAATGCGCTTGATCTGTACGAGAGCCTGGAAGGGATGCGCGTCATGATCGAGAACCCGGACATTATCGGCCCTTATAAATATGAAATTCCGGTCAGCGTGCGGCAGGAGGGCAGCCATCCCGTCGTGTCTCCGGCGGGCGGCCTCGTGCTGACCGAGGGTAGCCTCAATCCGCAGCGCGTGCTGGTATCCCTTGACTATATGACGCCGAAGCCGAATCCGGTCGTCAAGACGGGCGATCGATTTACAGAGCCGCTTATCGGCGTCATCGCCTACTCCTTCAGCAATTATAAGCTGCTGCCGGAACGGCTGCCGGAGGTGGAGAGCGGCAAGGGAAAGCCTGCGGTGACGAGTATCGTGGCGGACAGCGAGAAATTGACAATCGCTTCCTTCAATGTCGAAAATTATTGGAACGATCCGAGCACGAAGGGCAAAGAGAAAACCCGCAAAATCGGAGACGTTATTGTGCGCAACCTGAAGTCCCCGGATATAATCGGATTGATGGAAGTACAGGACAATAACGGGGACACGGATAATGGCGTTGTCGATGCAAGCCGCAACTATGACGCGATTATCGGGGCGATTCAAGCGGCCGGCGGGCCGGTCTATCACTATACGGATATCGACCCGGAGGACAAAATGGACGGGGGCGCGCCGGGAGGCAATATTCGCGTCGGGTTCCTGTATAATCCGGAGCGGGTGACGCTGGCCAACAGCCAACAGAATGCGAAGGGCGACGCGAAGACCGCCGTTCGTTACGGTCCGGACGGGTTAACGTACAATCCGGGACGGATTGAGCCGGCGAACGAAGCGTTCGACAGCTCGCGCAAGCCGTTGGCCGCCGAGTTCCTGTTCCGGGGCGAGCGGGTGCTGGTCATCGCCAACCACTTCAACTCGAAGGGCGGCGATCATGCGCCGTATGGAGGCATTCAGCCGCCGCAGCGCTCGAGCGAAGTGCAGCGGGCGAAGCAAGCCGCGCTCGTTCACAGCTTCGTGAGCGAAGTGCTGACCCACAATCCGCAGACGAACGTCGTGCTGATCGGGGATTTGAATGATTTCCAATTCTCCGACACATTGCGGGTTGTCGCGGGGAATGAATTGTTCAATCTGGTAGACGGACTGCCGGAAGCCAGGCGCTACTCTTATATTTATGAAGGCAACTCGCAGACGCTGGATCATATTTTGGCCGATAACAAGCTGGCCAAGCGGGCAGAGCTGGACATCGTGCATATCAATGCCGATTTCATGGAAGCGCATGGACGGGTGAGCGATCATGATCCGCTGCTCGCTCAGCTTCAGTTCGGCAAGCCGGATGACGAAGAATTCCAGTTGAGGCTGCTTCATACAAATGATACGCATGCGCATCTGGACAGTGTGCCGCGCCGTATTACGGCCATTAAGGAAGCGCGTGGGGGCGCGGATCATTCCCTTCTTCTCGATGCGGGCGATGTCTTTTCCGGCACGCTGTATTTCAACAAGTATGAAGGTCTGGCGGATCTGGACTTCATGAACCTGGTCGGCTACGATGCGATGACCTTCGGCAATCATGAATTCGATGCCGGGCCGGCGAAGTTGGCGAACTTCATCAAGCAGGCGAAATTCCCATTCGTCAGCTCCAATATCGATTTCGACAAGGAGCCGGAGCTGCAGGGCATGTTCCAGCATGAGATAGGCCATCCGGGAGCGGAAGCGAGCATTTACCCGGCGATTATCCTCGATGTCGATGGCGAGAAGGTCGGTGTATTCGGCTTGACGACGGAGGATACGGCATTTCTGGCTTCTCCGGGCGAGCATATCGCCTTCCGCAATTACGCGGAGAGCGCCCGGGCAACGGTGGCCATGCTGCGCGAAGAAGGAATCGACAAAATTATTGCGCTGACCCATCTCGGTTATGAAGTCGACCGGGCGCTGGCGGAGAGCGTGGAAGGCATCGATATCATCATTGGCGGCCATTCGCATACGAAATTAACGGAGCCGGCCGTCATCGAGCGGGCAGACGGCGAACGGACCTTGATCGTCCAGACCGGCGAATACGGCCGGTACCTCGGCGAGCTGGATGTCACCTTCGACCGCAACGGGGCATTGACGGACTGGAGCGGCAAGCTGACCGATATCGATGCGAAGGATGCCTCGGGCCAATATGTCTTTGCCGACGATGCGGAGGCCGCGGCGAAGCTGGCCGAGTACGCCGGGCCGCTGGAGGAATTCAAGAAGCAGGTCATCGGCAAGACGAAGGTATTCCTGGACGGCGAACGCGGCAGCGTGCGCAAGCAGGAGACGAATCTGGGCAATCTGATTGCCGACAGCATGCGCGCGAAGGTGCAGCGTCTGCTGAACGAGACCGGCGTTAAAGGGTATGTAACGATACAAAATGGCGGCGGCATTCGGGCCTCGATCCAGGCGGGCGATATTACGCTGGGCGATCTGCTGACGGTCATGCCGTTCGGCAACAATCTGTCCGCCGTGAAGATGACGGGCGAGGAAATTATCGCTGCCCTGGAGAACGGCGTCAGCGGCGTGGAGACGGGGCAGGGACGCTTCCCGCAGGTGTCGGGCATGCGCTTCTATTACGACTCCACGAAGAAGGGCGAGACGGTCGACGCCGTGACCGGCGAGGTGACGCAGAAGGGCGAGCGGATCGTCAAAGTGCAGGTGAAGAATGACGACGGCACCTATGCCGATATCGATCCGCAAGGCTATTACATCGTGGCGACGAACTCGTTCATGGCGGACGGGGGCGACTTCTACCGCTCGATGAAGCAGGCGAAGAACGACGGCCGCTTCTATGAGCTGAACATTGTCGATTATGAAGTGTTCATCGAGCATCTAGATCGCATCGGCATCATCAACGCCGGGGTGGAAGGGCGGATTACCGATCTGAAGGGCGGCAAGCTGCCGGAAGAGCCCGGCCCGAATCCGAATCCGAATCCGGGCCCGGGGACAGGTTCAGGCTCCGGATCAAGCTCCAGCTCGGATTCACCCTCGAATCCAAGTCCAACGCCAAGTCCGAAGCCTGCCGAAGATAAGCCGGGAACCGTAACGGCGACACCGGAAAAGCTGGCCGCTATCGGAGGCGGCGCCATTGTCTTCGAGATGCCGGCCGGGACTGGCGAAGTGAAGTTCCCGTCCAATACGTACGGGCTGCTGCTTCAGAACAAGCTGGAAGTGAAGTCGGAGCATATCTCGATCGAGATCCCTGCCGAATTGATGAAGCAGCTAATCAACAAATGGACGGACAACGAGAAGCAAGGCTCCGTCATCTCCTTGAAGCTGGCGCCGCTCGCGAAGGAAGCGGCGAACGAGAGAATCGCCAAGGCCGAGAGGGCATCCGGCATGAAGGTGAGGCTATCCGGCGATATGTACGAACTTGGCCTGATGATCACGCTCGCGAACGGAACGACGGAGAAGCTGACCTCCTTCGATCAGCCCGTTGTGCTTCGGCTCACCGCTGATTCGGGCTTCAAGCCGAGACGGGCAGGGATATATGCTGTCTCCGGCAGCGGAACGGCCACGCAGGCAGAGGGAGACTATGATCGTGTCGAGATGGCTGCACTTATTCGCGAGTTCGGCACCTATGCGATCCTGGAAATGACGAAGCCGTTCGCCGATCTGCCTTCCGGCCATTGGGCCTACGGCGTCATTCAAGAGCTTGCGCTGAAGCGGATCATAAGCGGCACCAGCGCTACGAAGTTCGAGCCGGCCCGGGCCATTACGCGGGCGGAGTTCACCGCGCTGCTGGCGCAGGCGCTGAAGCTGAGAGGGACGGGCGGCAAGGCATTTGCCGACGTCGACGCGGATGCATGGTACGCTGCGCCGGTCGCGGCGGCGCATGAGGCGGGGATCGTCAGCGGCAAGAGCGCGAACCGCTTCGACCCCGCGGGCGCAGTTACCCGGGAAGAGATGGCGGTCATGCTGGTCAAAGCTTATGAAGTGAAGACAGGCAAGAAGCTTGCCGTCAACGCGAAGCGGACATTCAGCGATGCGGACCGGATTTCTCTCTGGGCTGTCGAGCATGTGAACGCCGCGGCCGGGGTTGGCTTGATGAAGGGGCGGGCGACAGGGCGGTTCGTTCCGGGAGCAGAGGCGAATCGGGCGGAAGCTGCGCAAGCCATTTACAATTTGCTAATCGATAACTAAGCCGGAATAACAAAACAGGGCGGGCAGAGTGATATCTGCTGCGCCCTGTTTTGTTGTTGACCGGATGGCAGGCCAATGGAATCATTATTGTCGTACTGAGGAACAATTTAACAATCATTGTCGTATAATCTAGTAAAGGAGATACCCTGCATCGTATATAATAGAAACAACCGAAGCACATGCCCAAGTGAATTAGGGCACATTCCTTCGGGTAAAAATGTTGTCAGGGCGTATCATAGTTAGATATCGATATCTTTCATGAGCCTGGCTGCCGAACGAAGGGGTATCAACTATATAACCTGCGGAGGGAAGGCCGATGAGAGCCATATTGATCGATGATGAGTATTTGGCGCTTGCTTATTTGAATGACCTGTTGGCCGAGACAGGGAAAATTGTAATAGAAGGAACCTATCAGGATCCGAAGCGGGCCCTGAAGGAAGTGGAAGACATTGCGCCGGATGTCGTGTTTTTGGATATCGACATGCCGGAAATGACGGGGATTGAGCTGGCGGAGCGGATTCAGTCTTCGCTCCCGGCGACCCAGATCGTGTTCATTACAGCCTATGATCATTACGCCGTCAAGGCGTTCGAACTCAATGCCATCGACTATTTGCTGAAGCCGGTAGAAGTCGAACGGTTGACGGCGACGCTGGAGCGGCTGGCGGAGCGGGCGGCCATAACGGTGCAGGCCAAGAAGCAGGCGTCCATCCGCATGATTCGCTGCTTCCAGAACCTGCATATCGAGTTCGAGAATCCGTCGCAGAA contains the following coding sequences:
- a CDS encoding IS110 family transposase — translated: MDAVRECCCGLDVHQKTVVACILYGDLESKPKKVIESFGTTTTELLRLQDWLNAHECKEVAMESTGVLWKPVWNILESSCYLVLANAKQIKNTPGRKTDKKDAEWIAQLHRCGLIQPSVVLPQHLRDLRDLTRYRLRIVVTIASEKNRIHKILQDGNIKLTSFMSDLFGVSGRLLLEKLMDGEVLVEDDVRELVKTKLKTKVPQLVEALNGQLRRHHRVMMRAHWKHLLFEEAELQEIESLIDEQLEPYRKEIECLDSIPGIDKSCASAIFAEMGPDIATRFPTVEQFTSWAGVSPGNNESAGRKKSRKCLQGNKYLKRSITQAAWANYRSRNRIGEHFRRIRKRRGEKTASVATGHLLIKIIYAMMKEGTPYKEIDMQVRMSKQRTANFYVKKLQELGFALQLTENETS
- a CDS encoding RNA 2'-phosphotransferase, with product MTRRDIDVFKLSKEISYALRHAPWEYELELDEEGWVSLEQLLQTLRLDQRWESVNEQDIHNMMEAADKQRFEVAEGKIRALYGHSVPRKIVKQAETPPPVVYHGTARRFAAQILKEGLRPMGRQYVHLSADKETAMLVGKRRDAAPVLLKVDAETARNEGIMFYPGNHTIWLADFIPPKYISIE
- a CDS encoding 5'-nucleotidase C-terminal domain-containing protein, yielding MVHRIWTKSIRVIVAAVLLLSSIAPAGWTAGTAAAAAKAVLTVADAIAKNNDGKSYTVEGYVVGFAISSTTFTRDSAKFNSDTNLVIADSAEETAEDRTLFVQIASPFRQEFGLQSNLGLIGSRIRVTGTLEEYFKPHRGVKSTTFMEKVTVTPPDQAASVTAIPPSGAVQAGTRVSLSSPTVTASVYYNLNGNSDKSEFIPYTQPIEITGPTTIKAYAKQDGLKDSDIAEFIYSVVTSSSIAEARGGNAGDTALVQGIVTYREDTGSGFSNLYIQDDTAGIVVRGQNITAEQGDKIEVQGRLELYNGLLQLNKEPGGSLRMVEPGLPLPAAKPITSADFAQEAGKQYEGQLVEVAAAAIDRSSGSTYYATDQLGAGIVIYAKNVPAALAVSRTYERIAGVLSYHSSYGYQLIPRAYADVVETELSVTASLPSGNVAKGSEIALSTPASGGVIYYTLDGTEPTQASARYAAPIAIQEDTTIKAIVVKDGAISAVYTFTYKVLKDTGHLLIHDIQGEGHRSPYADQAVTGVEGIVTFKRDKSNFYIQESNPDRYSKDGRASDAILVYHKDSPAKVGDQVKVAGVVKEYKEKTYSSNPVDLTTTEIAASSVDIISHDQDLPPPVVLGKDRMIPPSIITDGYQLTDAYYDPERNALDLYESLEGMRVMIENPDIIGPYKYEIPVSVRQEGSHPVVSPAGGLVLTEGSLNPQRVLVSLDYMTPKPNPVVKTGDRFTEPLIGVIAYSFSNYKLLPERLPEVESGKGKPAVTSIVADSEKLTIASFNVENYWNDPSTKGKEKTRKIGDVIVRNLKSPDIIGLMEVQDNNGDTDNGVVDASRNYDAIIGAIQAAGGPVYHYTDIDPEDKMDGGAPGGNIRVGFLYNPERVTLANSQQNAKGDAKTAVRYGPDGLTYNPGRIEPANEAFDSSRKPLAAEFLFRGERVLVIANHFNSKGGDHAPYGGIQPPQRSSEVQRAKQAALVHSFVSEVLTHNPQTNVVLIGDLNDFQFSDTLRVVAGNELFNLVDGLPEARRYSYIYEGNSQTLDHILADNKLAKRAELDIVHINADFMEAHGRVSDHDPLLAQLQFGKPDDEEFQLRLLHTNDTHAHLDSVPRRITAIKEARGGADHSLLLDAGDVFSGTLYFNKYEGLADLDFMNLVGYDAMTFGNHEFDAGPAKLANFIKQAKFPFVSSNIDFDKEPELQGMFQHEIGHPGAEASIYPAIILDVDGEKVGVFGLTTEDTAFLASPGEHIAFRNYAESARATVAMLREEGIDKIIALTHLGYEVDRALAESVEGIDIIIGGHSHTKLTEPAVIERADGERTLIVQTGEYGRYLGELDVTFDRNGALTDWSGKLTDIDAKDASGQYVFADDAEAAAKLAEYAGPLEEFKKQVIGKTKVFLDGERGSVRKQETNLGNLIADSMRAKVQRLLNETGVKGYVTIQNGGGIRASIQAGDITLGDLLTVMPFGNNLSAVKMTGEEIIAALENGVSGVETGQGRFPQVSGMRFYYDSTKKGETVDAVTGEVTQKGERIVKVQVKNDDGTYADIDPQGYYIVATNSFMADGGDFYRSMKQAKNDGRFYELNIVDYEVFIEHLDRIGIINAGVEGRITDLKGGKLPEEPGPNPNPNPGPGTGSGSGSSSSSDSPSNPSPTPSPKPAEDKPGTVTATPEKLAAIGGGAIVFEMPAGTGEVKFPSNTYGLLLQNKLEVKSEHISIEIPAELMKQLINKWTDNEKQGSVISLKLAPLAKEAANERIAKAERASGMKVRLSGDMYELGLMITLANGTTEKLTSFDQPVVLRLTADSGFKPRRAGIYAVSGSGTATQAEGDYDRVEMAALIREFGTYAILEMTKPFADLPSGHWAYGVIQELALKRIISGTSATKFEPARAITRAEFTALLAQALKLRGTGGKAFADVDADAWYAAPVAAAHEAGIVSGKSANRFDPAGAVTREEMAVMLVKAYEVKTGKKLAVNAKRTFSDADRISLWAVEHVNAAAGVGLMKGRATGRFVPGAEANRAEAAQAIYNLLIDN